In one Streptomyces sp. NBC_00597 genomic region, the following are encoded:
- the nth gene encoding endonuclease III, whose amino-acid sequence MVRRARRINRELAEIYPYAHPELDFRNPFELLVATVLSAQTTDLRVNQTTPALFAAYPTPEDMAAAVPEELEEIIRPTGFFRAKARSLMGLSQALRDDFGGEVPGRIEDLVTLPGVGRKTANVVLGNAFGVPGITVDTHFGRLVRRWKWTDQEDPEKVEAEICAIFPKSEWTMLSHRVVFHGRRICHARKPACGACPIAPLCPAYGEGETDPEKAKKLLKYEKGGQPGQRLSPPPDYPGLPAQPAGGGQAVS is encoded by the coding sequence ATGGTGCGACGGGCCCGCCGCATCAACCGGGAGCTGGCCGAGATTTACCCCTACGCCCACCCCGAGCTCGACTTCCGGAACCCCTTCGAGCTGCTGGTCGCCACGGTCCTCTCCGCCCAGACCACCGACCTGCGCGTGAACCAGACGACCCCGGCCCTGTTCGCCGCCTATCCGACCCCCGAGGACATGGCCGCGGCCGTGCCCGAGGAGCTGGAGGAGATCATCCGGCCGACCGGGTTCTTCCGGGCAAAGGCGCGCTCGCTGATGGGCCTCTCCCAGGCCCTGCGGGACGATTTCGGCGGCGAGGTGCCGGGCCGGATCGAGGACCTGGTGACGCTGCCCGGAGTCGGCCGGAAAACGGCCAACGTGGTGCTCGGCAATGCGTTCGGCGTCCCGGGGATCACCGTGGACACCCACTTCGGCCGGCTGGTGCGCCGCTGGAAGTGGACCGATCAGGAGGACCCGGAGAAGGTCGAGGCGGAGATCTGCGCGATCTTCCCGAAGAGCGAGTGGACGATGCTCTCGCACCGGGTCGTCTTCCACGGCCGCCGGATCTGCCACGCCCGCAAGCCCGCCTGCGGCGCCTGCCCGATCGCCCCGCTGTGCCCGGCGTACGGGGAGGGCGAAACGGACCCGGAGAAGGCGAAGAAGCTGCTGAAGTACGAGAAGGGCGGCCAGCCCGGCCAGCGGCTGAGCCCGCCGCCGGACTACCCGGGCCTCCCGGCCCAACCGGCGGGCGGAGGCCAGGCGGTCTCCTGA
- a CDS encoding DUF4177 domain-containing protein encodes MTKKFEYATVPLLVHATKQILDTWGEDGWELVQVVPGPNNPEQLVAYLKREKA; translated from the coding sequence ATGACCAAGAAGTTCGAATACGCGACGGTCCCGCTGCTGGTCCACGCCACCAAGCAGATCCTGGACACCTGGGGCGAGGACGGCTGGGAGCTCGTCCAGGTCGTGCCCGGCCCGAACAACCCCGAGCAGCTCGTGGCCTACCTCAAGCGGGAGAAGGCATGA
- a CDS encoding Crp/Fnr family transcriptional regulator, whose translation MDDVLRRAPLFAALDDEQAAELRASMGEVTLARGDALFHEGDPGDRLYVVTEGKVKLHRTSPDGRENMLAVLGPGELIGELSLFDPGPRTATATALTEVKLLGLGHGDLQPWLNARPEVATALLRAVARRLRKTNDQMSDLVFSDVPGRVARALLDLSRRFGVQSEEGIHVVHDLTQEELAQLVGASRETVNKALADFAGRGWLRLEARAVILLDVERLAKRSR comes from the coding sequence GTGGACGACGTTCTGCGGCGCGCCCCGCTCTTCGCGGCGCTCGATGACGAGCAGGCCGCGGAGCTCCGCGCCTCCATGGGCGAGGTGACCCTCGCACGCGGTGACGCCCTGTTCCACGAGGGCGACCCCGGCGACCGGCTGTATGTCGTGACCGAGGGCAAGGTGAAGCTGCACCGCACCTCCCCCGACGGCCGCGAGAACATGCTGGCCGTCCTCGGCCCCGGCGAGCTGATCGGCGAGCTGTCGCTGTTCGATCCCGGCCCGCGCACCGCCACCGCTACCGCCCTGACCGAGGTCAAGCTGCTGGGCCTCGGCCACGGCGACCTCCAGCCCTGGCTCAACGCCCGGCCTGAGGTCGCGACCGCACTGCTGCGCGCGGTCGCCCGGCGCCTGCGCAAGACCAACGACCAGATGTCCGACCTGGTCTTCTCCGACGTCCCGGGCCGCGTCGCCCGCGCCCTCCTGGACCTCTCGCGCCGCTTCGGCGTGCAGTCCGAGGAAGGCATCCACGTCGTGCACGACCTGACGCAGGAGGAGCTGGCCCAGCTGGTCGGCGCCTCCCGCGAGACGGTCAACAAGGCCCTCGCGGACTTCGCGGGCCGCGGCTGGCTGCGCCTGGAGGCGCGCGCGGTCATCCTGCTGGACGTGGAACGCCTGGCGAAGCGCTCGCGCTGA
- a CDS encoding ArsA family ATPase translates to MDTAPRLAVDRLLDDPATRIIVCCGAGGVGKTTTAAALGVRAAERGRKVVVLTIDPARRLAQSMGIDSLDNTPRKVKGVDGGELHAMMLDMKRTFDEIVEGHADPERAQAILANPFYQSLSAGFAGTQEYMAMEKLGQLRARDDWDLIVVDTPPSRSALDFLDAPKRLGSFLDGKFIRVLMAPAKVGGRAGMKFLNVGMSLMTGTLSKLMGASLLKDVQTFVAAMDTMFGGFRTRADATFRLLQAPGTAFLVVAAPEPDAVREAAYFVERLAAENMPLAGLVLNRVHGSGADQLSAERALAAAENLEEGGIVDQESGKAGLRDSADPNSDPDVDADADADADVDEITAGLLRLHAERMQVIAREQRTRDRFTSLHPEVAVAEVAALPGDVHDLAGLRAIGERLAAGVPAGA, encoded by the coding sequence ATGGACACTGCGCCGCGGCTGGCCGTGGACCGGCTGCTGGACGACCCCGCGACGCGGATCATCGTCTGCTGCGGCGCGGGCGGGGTCGGCAAGACCACCACCGCCGCGGCCCTGGGCGTACGGGCGGCGGAGCGCGGGCGGAAGGTGGTCGTGCTGACCATCGACCCGGCGCGGCGGCTCGCCCAGTCGATGGGCATCGACTCGCTGGACAACACCCCTCGCAAGGTGAAGGGGGTCGACGGCGGCGAACTGCACGCCATGATGCTCGACATGAAGCGCACCTTCGACGAGATCGTCGAAGGTCACGCGGACCCCGAGCGGGCTCAGGCCATCCTCGCGAATCCCTTCTACCAGTCGCTGTCGGCCGGCTTCGCGGGCACGCAGGAGTACATGGCGATGGAGAAGCTGGGCCAGCTGCGGGCGCGGGACGACTGGGACCTGATCGTCGTGGACACTCCGCCGAGCCGCTCCGCGCTGGACTTCCTCGACGCGCCGAAGCGGCTGGGGTCCTTCCTGGACGGGAAGTTCATCCGGGTGCTGATGGCCCCCGCGAAGGTGGGCGGCCGGGCGGGGATGAAGTTCCTCAACGTCGGCATGTCCCTGATGACCGGCACGCTCAGCAAGCTGATGGGCGCCTCACTGCTGAAGGACGTACAGACGTTCGTGGCCGCGATGGACACGATGTTCGGCGGGTTCCGCACCCGTGCGGACGCGACGTTCCGGTTGCTCCAGGCTCCGGGTACGGCGTTCCTCGTGGTCGCGGCGCCCGAGCCGGACGCGGTGCGGGAGGCTGCGTACTTCGTGGAGCGGCTGGCCGCAGAGAACATGCCGCTGGCCGGGCTCGTACTGAACCGGGTGCACGGCAGTGGTGCCGACCAGCTGTCCGCCGAGCGGGCGTTGGCCGCCGCAGAGAATCTTGAAGAAGGCGGCATTGTCGATCAGGAGTCCGGGAAAGCTGGACTTCGTGACTCGGCCGACCCGAACTCAGACCCCGATGTCGACGCCGACGCCGACGCCGATGCCGACGTGGACGAAATCACGGCAGGACTACTGCGCCTGCACGCCGAGCGGATGCAGGTGATCGCGCGCGAACAGCGCACACGCGATCGATTCACCTCCCTGCACCCCGAGGTGGCGGTGGCCGAGGTGGCCGCCCTGCCCGGCGATGTGCACGACCTCGCCGGGCTACGGGCCATCGGAGAGCGACTCGCGGCCGGGGTTCCGGCCGGAGCGTAG
- a CDS encoding RidA family protein: MSGAVEAKLAGLGLTLPEVVPPLATYQPAVRSGAYVFTAGQLPMVRGSLPVTGKVGAEVSPEQAKELAATCALNALAAVKSVIGDLDKIARVVKVVGFVASAPDFTGQPGVLNGASELLGAVLGEKGVHARSAVGVAVLPLDAPVEVEIQVEIAP, encoded by the coding sequence ATGAGCGGCGCTGTCGAGGCGAAGCTGGCCGGGCTCGGCCTGACCCTGCCCGAGGTCGTCCCGCCGCTGGCCACGTACCAGCCGGCCGTGCGGTCGGGCGCGTACGTGTTCACCGCGGGGCAGCTCCCGATGGTCAGGGGCAGCCTTCCGGTCACCGGCAAGGTCGGCGCCGAGGTCTCGCCGGAGCAGGCCAAGGAGCTGGCCGCGACCTGCGCGCTGAACGCCCTGGCCGCGGTGAAGTCCGTGATCGGTGACCTGGACAAGATCGCGCGTGTCGTGAAGGTCGTCGGATTCGTGGCCTCGGCCCCGGACTTCACGGGTCAGCCGGGCGTACTGAACGGCGCGAGCGAGCTGCTGGGTGCGGTCCTCGGCGAGAAGGGCGTCCACGCCCGCAGCGCCGTCGGCGTGGCGGTGCTCCCGCTGGACGCCCCCGTCGAGGTCGAGATCCAGGTCGAGATCGCCCCCTGA
- a CDS encoding nucleotidyltransferase domain-containing protein: MERRGLDAYGCFEREGSLGRVQRSFAPVVAAARERIGAAYGQRLHSAYLYGSVPRGTARPGRSDLDLLLALHHDPGDEDRDTAEVLARGLDQDFAEVDGVGILLHGKGRLLSVQERYDLGWFLACLCTPLLGADLAEHLPRYRPDSLLARETNGDLTAVLPRWRARARAASTPADYRRLSRHVARHLVRTGFTLVMPRWGGWTSDLAESAEVFGRYYPERAAQMRAAAAVALEPAEDPVVLHGYLEDLGPWLADEYTAVHGTKTPR, encoded by the coding sequence ATGGAGCGCAGAGGGCTGGACGCGTACGGGTGCTTCGAGCGCGAGGGGTCACTCGGCCGGGTGCAGCGCAGCTTCGCGCCGGTCGTCGCCGCAGCGCGCGAGCGCATCGGCGCGGCCTACGGGCAGCGGCTGCACAGCGCCTACCTGTACGGGTCCGTGCCGCGCGGGACCGCCCGGCCGGGGCGGTCGGACCTCGACCTGCTCCTCGCCCTGCACCACGATCCCGGCGACGAGGACAGGGACACCGCCGAGGTGCTGGCGCGCGGGCTCGACCAGGACTTCGCCGAGGTCGACGGCGTCGGCATCCTGCTCCACGGCAAGGGCCGGCTGCTGAGCGTGCAGGAACGCTACGACCTGGGCTGGTTCCTCGCCTGCCTGTGCACCCCGCTGCTCGGCGCGGACCTGGCCGAGCACCTTCCGCGCTACCGCCCGGACAGCCTGCTCGCCCGTGAGACCAACGGCGATCTGACCGCCGTGCTGCCCCGGTGGCGGGCGAGGGCGCGGGCCGCGTCGACCCCCGCCGACTACCGCAGGCTCAGCCGTCACGTCGCGCGGCACCTGGTACGCACCGGGTTCACCCTCGTGATGCCCCGGTGGGGCGGCTGGACCAGCGATCTCGCCGAGTCCGCGGAGGTCTTCGGGCGGTACTACCCGGAGCGCGCCGCACAGATGCGGGCCGCGGCAGCGGTGGCACTGGAACCGGCCGAGGACCCGGTCGTGCTGCACGGGTACCTGGAGGACCTCGGACCGTGGCTCGCGGACGAGTACACGGCCGTGCACGGCACCAAGACGCCCCGCTGA
- a CDS encoding GatB/YqeY domain-containing protein, whose protein sequence is MTTLKAKLQEDLTTAIRARDELHSSTLRLTLSAITKEEVAGKEARVLSDDEVLKVIAKEAKKRREAAEAFAQGGRPEQAARETAEGEFLDTYLPKQLGDDELGAIVAQAVEEAKAAGAEGPRAMGAVMKIVGPKVAGLAEGGRVAAAVKKQLS, encoded by the coding sequence ATGACCACGCTCAAAGCCAAGCTCCAGGAAGACCTCACCACCGCCATCAGGGCGCGCGACGAGCTGCACTCGTCCACGCTGCGCCTGACGCTCTCCGCCATCACCAAGGAGGAGGTCGCGGGCAAGGAAGCGCGCGTGCTCTCCGACGACGAGGTGCTGAAGGTGATCGCCAAGGAGGCGAAGAAGCGCCGCGAGGCCGCGGAGGCCTTCGCGCAGGGTGGTCGTCCCGAGCAGGCCGCGCGCGAGACGGCGGAGGGCGAGTTCCTCGACACGTACCTGCCCAAGCAGCTCGGCGACGACGAGCTCGGCGCGATCGTGGCGCAGGCCGTCGAGGAGGCCAAGGCGGCGGGCGCCGAGGGGCCGCGGGCCATGGGTGCCGTCATGAAGATCGTGGGCCCGAAGGTGGCCGGTCTGGCGGAGGGCGGCCGGGTCGCCGCCGCCGTCAAGAAGCAGCTTTCGTAA
- a CDS encoding MBL fold metallo-hydrolase has protein sequence MTNAAALPGQPRGIVTSGPATARAVNILAPNASAMTLDGTNTWLVSEPDSTEAVVIDPGPLDEAHLRAVVETAERAGKRIALTLLTHGHPDHAEGAGRFAELTRTKVRALDPALRLGDEGLGAGDVIRTGGLEMRVVPTPGHTADSLCFHLPADRAVLTGDTILGRGTTVVAHPDGRLGDYLDSLRRLRSLAVDDGVQTVLPGHGPVLDDAQGVVEYYLAHRAHRLAQVETAVENGYATPEEVVAHVYADVDRSLWPAAEWSVRAQLEYLQDHGLIPGGPE, from the coding sequence GTGACGAACGCCGCCGCCCTGCCCGGACAGCCCCGCGGAATCGTCACCTCAGGGCCCGCCACGGCCCGCGCGGTCAACATCCTGGCCCCCAACGCCTCCGCGATGACCCTGGACGGCACGAACACCTGGCTCGTCTCGGAGCCCGACTCCACGGAAGCCGTCGTCATCGACCCCGGCCCACTGGACGAGGCCCACCTGCGCGCCGTCGTGGAGACCGCCGAGCGGGCGGGCAAGCGGATCGCGCTGACCCTCCTCACCCACGGCCATCCCGACCACGCGGAGGGCGCCGGCCGCTTCGCCGAGCTGACCCGTACCAAGGTCCGCGCCCTGGACCCCGCCCTGCGCCTGGGCGACGAGGGGCTCGGAGCCGGGGACGTGATCCGGACCGGCGGCCTGGAGATGCGCGTGGTCCCGACGCCTGGCCACACCGCCGACTCGCTCTGCTTCCACCTGCCCGCCGACCGCGCCGTCCTGACCGGCGACACGATCCTCGGCCGCGGCACCACCGTCGTGGCCCACCCCGACGGCCGGCTCGGCGACTACCTGGACTCGCTGCGCCGGCTGCGCTCGCTGGCGGTCGACGACGGCGTGCAGACGGTGCTCCCGGGCCACGGGCCGGTCCTGGACGACGCACAGGGTGTGGTGGAGTACTACCTGGCCCACCGGGCGCACCGCCTCGCCCAGGTCGAGACCGCAGTCGAGAACGGCTACGCCACCCCCGAGGAGGTCGTCGCCCACGTCTACGCGGACGTGGACCGCTCGCTTTGGCCGGCCGCGGAATGGTCCGTACGAGCGCAGCTGGAGTACCTTCAAGATCACGGACTGATCCCCGGAGGGCCCGAATGA
- a CDS encoding transglycosylase domain-containing protein encodes MGKKRSGAGLTGPQQAAKFLGVSVLSGVVLAGIAIPGAGALGLAAKGTVEGFDEIPANLKTPPLSQRTTILDAEGGLIATVYSRDRQVVPLTAISPYMQKAIVAIEDSRFYEHGAVDLKGILRAVNRNAQEGGAAQGASTLTQQYVKNVFVEEAGDDETKVREAQEKSLGRKIRELKYSIQVEEELGKKKILENYLNITYFGQQAYGIESAAQRYFSKPAKDLTLDESALLAGVVQSPSRFDPVNDVQEATKRRNVVLQRMADMKDVSQAEADEAKKKPVTLKVTRPKNGCITAVKGAGFYCDYVRNTFLTDPVFGKTREERAKLWNQGGLTVRTTLDPQSQESVNESIKEHVNQDDKVATAVTLVQPGTGRVLAMGQSKPYGFGKNETQINFSVDKRMGGSNFGFPTGSTFKPFVAAAAIERGVSPGKTYLSPHDMEYPSPVQTCGDKPWVNTSHDRVENESESERGPYGMQDAMAKSVNTYFVEMISENGLCPVTEMTTKLGVIPADGTKLPEVPAIALGTEGMSPLTMANAYATFANRGVYCTPITLESITDSHGKALAVPKSQCDRVMSEKTADTINTLLLGVVDSGTGTAAGLTDRQNAGKTGTTDSRYNAWFVGYTPNMAGATWVGSGGSKQVSMENITIGGQYYDKVYGGGLPGPIWKQAVSGALSGREAPNFTTVAIPEGGMPTGGGRPSTNPNPNPTPNKPGKPGKPGGDNKPGGRPGGQTAAGTMGGATGGNTPPNPFPNITLDPGVIGGPEEQ; translated from the coding sequence ATGGGAAAGAAGCGCTCGGGCGCCGGGCTCACGGGGCCGCAGCAGGCCGCCAAGTTCCTCGGGGTGTCCGTTCTCTCCGGAGTTGTGCTGGCCGGCATCGCGATCCCGGGCGCAGGCGCCCTGGGGCTCGCCGCGAAGGGCACGGTCGAGGGATTCGATGAGATCCCGGCCAATCTGAAGACACCGCCGCTGAGTCAGCGCACGACGATTCTGGACGCCGAAGGTGGCTTGATCGCCACGGTCTATTCACGGGACCGGCAGGTGGTACCGCTCACGGCCATCTCCCCGTACATGCAGAAGGCGATCGTCGCGATCGAGGACTCGCGTTTCTACGAGCACGGCGCGGTCGACCTGAAGGGCATCCTGCGCGCGGTCAACCGCAACGCGCAGGAGGGCGGCGCCGCGCAGGGCGCCTCCACGTTGACGCAGCAGTACGTGAAGAACGTGTTCGTCGAGGAGGCCGGCGACGACGAGACCAAGGTGCGCGAGGCCCAGGAGAAGAGCCTCGGCCGCAAGATCCGCGAGCTGAAGTACTCGATCCAGGTCGAGGAGGAACTCGGGAAGAAGAAGATCCTTGAGAACTACCTCAACATCACGTACTTCGGCCAGCAGGCATACGGAATCGAATCCGCCGCTCAGCGCTACTTCAGCAAGCCGGCCAAGGACCTGACCCTGGACGAGTCGGCGCTGCTGGCGGGCGTCGTGCAGTCGCCGAGCCGGTTCGACCCGGTGAACGACGTGCAGGAGGCGACGAAGCGCCGGAACGTCGTCCTCCAGCGGATGGCCGACATGAAGGACGTCTCGCAGGCCGAGGCGGACGAGGCCAAGAAGAAGCCGGTGACGCTGAAGGTGACGCGCCCGAAGAACGGCTGCATCACCGCCGTCAAGGGCGCGGGCTTCTACTGCGACTACGTGCGCAACACCTTCTTGACCGACCCGGTGTTCGGCAAGACCCGCGAGGAGCGGGCCAAGCTCTGGAACCAGGGCGGCCTGACCGTGCGTACGACGCTGGACCCCCAGTCGCAGGAGTCCGTCAACGAGTCGATCAAGGAGCACGTCAACCAGGACGACAAGGTCGCCACGGCCGTCACCCTGGTACAGCCGGGCACCGGCCGCGTCCTCGCCATGGGCCAGTCCAAGCCGTACGGCTTCGGCAAGAACGAGACCCAGATCAACTTCTCCGTGGACAAGCGGATGGGCGGGTCGAACTTCGGCTTCCCCACGGGTTCGACCTTCAAGCCGTTCGTCGCGGCCGCGGCCATCGAGCGGGGCGTATCGCCCGGCAAGACGTACCTGTCCCCGCACGACATGGAGTACCCGAGCCCGGTGCAGACCTGCGGCGACAAGCCCTGGGTCAACACCTCCCACGACCGGGTCGAGAACGAATCCGAGTCCGAGCGCGGCCCGTACGGCATGCAGGACGCGATGGCCAAGTCCGTCAACACGTACTTCGTGGAGATGATCTCCGAGAACGGGCTGTGCCCCGTGACCGAGATGACCACCAAGCTCGGCGTGATCCCGGCCGACGGGACGAAGCTGCCCGAGGTCCCGGCGATCGCGCTCGGCACCGAGGGCATGTCGCCGCTGACCATGGCGAACGCCTACGCGACCTTCGCCAACCGCGGCGTGTACTGCACCCCCATCACCCTGGAGTCCATCACCGACTCGCACGGCAAGGCCCTGGCCGTGCCGAAGTCCCAGTGCGACCGCGTCATGTCGGAGAAGACCGCCGACACCATCAACACGCTGCTGCTCGGCGTGGTCGACTCCGGTACGGGTACCGCCGCGGGTCTGACCGACCGGCAGAACGCGGGCAAGACCGGCACCACCGACAGCCGTTACAACGCATGGTTCGTCGGGTACACGCCGAACATGGCCGGCGCGACCTGGGTCGGCTCGGGCGGCTCCAAGCAGGTGTCGATGGAGAACATCACCATCGGCGGCCAGTACTACGACAAGGTCTACGGCGGCGGGCTGCCCGGCCCGATCTGGAAGCAGGCGGTCTCGGGCGCGCTGTCGGGCCGGGAGGCACCGAACTTCACCACGGTGGCCATCCCGGAGGGCGGAATGCCCACCGGCGGCGGCCGACCCAGCACGAACCCGAACCCGAACCCGACCCCGAACAAGCCGGGCAAGCCCGGCAAGCCGGGCGGCGACAACAAGCCCGGCGGCCGCCCCGGCGGTCAGACGGCTGCGGGCACCATGGGCGGTGCGACGGGCGGCAACACCCCGCCGAACCCGTTCCCGAACATCACCCTGGATCCGGGCGTGATCGGCGGCCCGGAGGAGCAGTAG
- a CDS encoding ArsA-related P-loop ATPase, which produces MSRLQVVSGKGGTGKTTVAAALALALAREGRRTLLVEVEGRQGIAQLFGAEALPYEERKIAVASGGGEVFALAIDAERALLDYLQMFYKLGSAGRALKKLGAIDFATTIAPGLRDVLLTGKACEAVRRKDKAGRFVYDHVIMDAPPTGRITRFLNVNDEVAGLARFGPIHNQAQAVMKVLKSPETAVHLVTLLEEMPVQETADGIAELQEAGLPVGRVVVNMVRPHHLDEDALRAAAGERRADVAKALSRAGLGGARRGGLAERLVDPLLTQATEHASRVELERAQRTVLQQLDVATYELPLLGAGMDLAGLYELASELRKQVGGE; this is translated from the coding sequence GTGAGCAGGCTCCAGGTGGTCAGCGGCAAGGGCGGAACCGGAAAGACCACGGTCGCCGCGGCACTCGCGCTCGCCCTCGCGCGTGAGGGCAGAAGGACGCTTCTGGTCGAGGTCGAGGGCCGGCAGGGGATCGCGCAGCTCTTCGGGGCGGAGGCGCTCCCGTACGAGGAGCGGAAGATCGCCGTCGCCTCGGGCGGCGGGGAGGTCTTCGCGCTGGCCATCGACGCCGAGCGGGCGCTGTTGGACTACCTCCAGATGTTCTACAAGCTGGGATCCGCCGGCCGTGCCCTCAAGAAGCTCGGCGCGATCGACTTCGCGACGACCATCGCGCCCGGGCTGCGGGACGTGCTGCTGACGGGCAAGGCGTGCGAGGCGGTCCGCCGCAAGGACAAGGCGGGCCGGTTCGTCTACGACCACGTGATCATGGATGCGCCGCCGACCGGGCGGATCACCCGCTTCCTGAACGTCAACGACGAGGTGGCAGGACTGGCCCGGTTCGGGCCGATCCACAATCAGGCGCAGGCCGTTATGAAGGTGCTCAAGTCCCCGGAGACGGCCGTCCATCTGGTCACGCTGCTGGAAGAGATGCCCGTCCAGGAGACCGCCGACGGGATCGCCGAGCTCCAGGAGGCCGGGCTGCCGGTGGGGCGGGTCGTCGTCAACATGGTGCGGCCGCACCACCTGGACGAGGACGCCCTGCGCGCCGCCGCCGGTGAGCGGCGGGCCGACGTGGCCAAGGCGCTGTCCCGGGCGGGTCTGGGCGGCGCGCGCCGCGGCGGGCTCGCGGAGCGGCTGGTGGACCCGCTGCTCACGCAGGCCACCGAGCACGCGAGCCGGGTGGAGCTGGAGCGCGCGCAGCGCACCGTACTGCAGCAGTTGGACGTGGCGACGTACGAACTCCCGCTGCTCGGCGCGGGGATGGATCTGGCCGGGCTGTACGAGCTGGCCTCGGAGCTGCGGAAGCAGGTGGGTGGGGAATGA
- a CDS encoding NUDIX hydrolase — translation MPNGQHGQQQPPAGGQWYPPEWPDRIRALMDGSLVPVEPRRAATVMLLRDTPDGPAVHMLRRKASMAFAGGAYAYPGGGVDPRDEEHLVGWAGPGRDAWADRLATDPRTAQAIVCGAVRETFEEAGVLLAGETPDTVVGDTTGDDWEADREALVARELSFADFLDRRGLLLRSDLLGAWARWITPEFEPRRYDTWFFVAALPEGQRTRNASTEADRTVWIQPADAAAGYDKGELLMMPPTISTLRSLEPYGSAARALAAAAAQDLTPVLAEAALVDGELVLSWPGHDEFTKHVRPGGTP, via the coding sequence ATGCCGAATGGTCAGCACGGTCAGCAGCAGCCCCCCGCCGGAGGTCAGTGGTACCCGCCGGAATGGCCCGATCGCATCCGCGCGCTCATGGACGGTTCCCTCGTTCCGGTGGAACCCCGGCGCGCCGCCACGGTCATGCTCCTCCGCGACACCCCCGACGGGCCCGCCGTGCACATGCTGCGCCGCAAGGCCTCCATGGCCTTCGCCGGCGGCGCGTACGCCTATCCCGGTGGCGGGGTCGACCCGCGCGACGAGGAACACCTCGTCGGCTGGGCGGGCCCGGGCCGCGACGCCTGGGCCGACCGCCTCGCCACCGATCCCCGCACCGCCCAGGCCATCGTCTGCGGAGCCGTCCGCGAGACTTTCGAGGAGGCGGGCGTCCTGCTCGCCGGGGAGACCCCCGACACCGTCGTCGGTGACACCACCGGCGACGACTGGGAGGCCGACCGGGAGGCCCTCGTCGCCCGCGAACTGTCCTTCGCCGATTTCCTCGACCGCCGGGGCCTGCTGCTGCGCTCCGACCTGCTCGGCGCCTGGGCCCGCTGGATCACCCCGGAGTTCGAGCCCCGCCGTTACGACACCTGGTTCTTCGTCGCCGCCCTCCCGGAGGGCCAGCGCACCCGCAACGCCTCCACCGAGGCCGACCGGACCGTCTGGATCCAGCCCGCGGACGCCGCCGCCGGCTACGACAAGGGCGAGCTGCTGATGATGCCGCCCACCATCTCCACGCTGCGCTCGCTGGAGCCGTACGGGAGCGCCGCCCGCGCCCTCGCCGCGGCCGCCGCCCAGGACCTGACCCCCGTACTGGCCGAGGCCGCGCTGGTGGACGGCGAGCTGGTGCTCAGCTGGCCGGGGCACGACGAGTTCACCAAGCACGTCCGCCCCGGAGGCACCCCGTGA
- a CDS encoding WhiB family transcriptional regulator, producing the protein MGWVTDWSAQAACRTTDPDELFVQGAAQNRAKAVCTGCPVRTECLADALDNRVEFGVWGGMTERERRALLRRRPTVTSWRRLLETARTEYERSTGILTVDVDAEIDVSYETYAAAG; encoded by the coding sequence ATGGGCTGGGTTACCGACTGGAGTGCGCAGGCAGCCTGCCGCACTACCGATCCGGATGAACTGTTCGTTCAAGGAGCGGCACAGAACAGGGCCAAGGCGGTGTGTACCGGGTGTCCGGTGCGCACCGAGTGCCTGGCCGACGCGCTCGACAATCGTGTCGAGTTCGGAGTATGGGGCGGAATGACCGAGCGGGAGCGTCGCGCATTGCTGCGCAGGCGTCCCACCGTCACCTCGTGGCGACGGCTGCTCGAAACCGCCCGCACGGAGTACGAGCGCAGTACGGGCATCCTCACCGTGGATGTCGATGCGGAGATCGACGTTTCGTACGAGACGTACGCGGCAGCCGGGTAG